One Notolabrus celidotus isolate fNotCel1 chromosome 16, fNotCel1.pri, whole genome shotgun sequence DNA window includes the following coding sequences:
- the LOC117828161 gene encoding uncharacterized protein LOC117828161 isoform X2, producing the protein MRVGGNTGLFIQARLIAKEAQTDDELSNFEGVDNKLDRLPHINHTADDLTSMKVNESLSQLFVDTESFRLHVLWLKTAKENLSLSSQHAEGASSHLLQVSNLVKHSLQQISMEVPPSPSASLPDVSSAFEALQYSVEISERLQVFGHWYKRVLRFLKTKSYCLRH; encoded by the exons ATGAGGGTCGGTGGAAACACAGGGTTATTTATACAGGCCAGGTTAATAGCAAAGGAGGCACAG ACGGACGATGAGCTGTCGAACTTTGAAGGCGTGGACAACAAACTGGACCGCCTCCCTCACATAAACCACACGGCTGATGATTTAACATCAATGAAG gtgaacGAGTCGCTGTCCCAGCTGTTCGTTGACACGGAGTCCTTCAGGCTGCACgtcctgtggttaaaaacagcCAAAGAAAACCTCAGTTTGTCCTCCCAGCATGCAGAGGGCGCCAGCTCTCACCTTTTGCAGGTCTCCAACCTGGTTAAGCATTCTCTTCAGCAG ATCAGCATGGAGGTTCCTCCGTCACCCTCTGCCTCCCTTCCTGACGTCTCCTCAGCCTTTGAAGCGCTCCAGTACTCCGTCGAAATCTCTGAACGGCTACAAGTCTTTGGTCACTGGTACAAAAGAGTGTTACGGTTCCTCAAGACCAAATCATACTGCCTGAGGCATTAA
- the LOC117828161 gene encoding uncharacterized protein LOC117828161 isoform X1, with product MKIPHDSAPCVLYLLLLAELFVLSSSRPAHRSPLCNMFQPMIHQVDKLMHLRLYVLTDDELSNFEGVDNKLDRLPHINHTADDLTSMKVNESLSQLFVDTESFRLHVLWLKTAKENLSLSSQHAEGASSHLLQVSNLVKHSLQQISMEVPPSPSASLPDVSSAFEALQYSVEISERLQVFGHWYKRVLRFLKTKSYCLRH from the exons taCCTCATGACTCCGCCCCTTGTGTTCTATACCTGCTGCTATTGGCTGAGCTGTTCGTCCTTTCATCCTCTCGCCCCGCCCACAGATCGCCCCTCTGCAACATGTTCCAGCCGATGATCCATCAGGTGGACAAACTGATGCATTTAAGACTTTATGTTTTG ACGGACGATGAGCTGTCGAACTTTGAAGGCGTGGACAACAAACTGGACCGCCTCCCTCACATAAACCACACGGCTGATGATTTAACATCAATGAAG gtgaacGAGTCGCTGTCCCAGCTGTTCGTTGACACGGAGTCCTTCAGGCTGCACgtcctgtggttaaaaacagcCAAAGAAAACCTCAGTTTGTCCTCCCAGCATGCAGAGGGCGCCAGCTCTCACCTTTTGCAGGTCTCCAACCTGGTTAAGCATTCTCTTCAGCAG ATCAGCATGGAGGTTCCTCCGTCACCCTCTGCCTCCCTTCCTGACGTCTCCTCAGCCTTTGAAGCGCTCCAGTACTCCGTCGAAATCTCTGAACGGCTACAAGTCTTTGGTCACTGGTACAAAAGAGTGTTACGGTTCCTCAAGACCAAATCATACTGCCTGAGGCATTAA